Proteins encoded together in one Apteryx mantelli isolate bAptMan1 unplaced genomic scaffold, bAptMan1.hap1 HAP1_SCAFFOLD_20, whole genome shotgun sequence window:
- the LOC136995945 gene encoding olfactory receptor 14A16-like, with protein MAYDRYNAICRPLHYGTLMDSRACVKMAAAAWASGFLYALLHTGNTFSIPLCRGNTVEQFFCEVPQILRLSCSDSYLREVGLLVVTACLMFGCFIFIVLSYVQIFTAVLRIPSEQGRHKAFSMCLPHLAVVSLFVSTAFFAYLKPPSLSSPALDLVVAVLYSMVPPTVNPLIY; from the coding sequence atggcgtatgaccgctacaatgccatttgcagacccctgcactatggtaccctcatggacagcagagcttgtgtcaaaatggcagctgctgcctgggccagtggttttctctatgctctcctgcacactgggaacacattttcgaTACCACTCTGCCgaggcaacacagtggagcagttcttctgtgaagttccccagatcctcaggctctcctgctcagactcctacctcagggaagttggccttcttgtggttactgcctgtttaatgtttgggtgtttcattttcattgtgctgtcctacgtgcagatcttcacagctgtgctgaggatcccctctgagcagggacgacacaaagccttttccatgtgcctgcctcacttggctgtggtctccctgtttgtcagcactgcattttttgcttacctgaagcccccctccctctcctccccagctctggatctggtggtggctgttctgtactcgatggtgcctccaacagtgaaccccctcatctac